In Acipenser ruthenus chromosome 1, fAciRut3.2 maternal haplotype, whole genome shotgun sequence, the genomic stretch GTCATGTCGTCCTTGTGTCTGTACCATAAGCAGCTGCTTCTCAATATGTTGAGATATATGTATGAAGATTACAGTTTTTCAGCTATTCAAAATAAGGACTATAATAGACCTTTTTCTTATTCAGACACCTGTTTTTGCAGTTTTGGAAATAAGGTGCATCAGGAAATTCACAGTTTCAGAGAACACAAAATGACAGACAGGCGTTGTGTTCAGTCTTGCAGAGTAAATGCATACTCAGTTCCTAATTTCTGCATCTGCCTAAAGAATCTACATTGCTTATCATGCCAAAGTACAGCTATCGGATGCATTAACAAAATGGTCAGTCACAGAAGTTGTGATGCGTACAGCCACTATAGATGCTCTTGTTCCTACCAGAATTATAGTTGTGCTGCCACCACTGCAACAAACCCTCCATTTACACGTCTGAAAATGTGTAATCAGTTGGAAGCCAACAATGATTGCTGTAGAAGAAGCCCATCTCCTCCTCCATTATCGCCCATAGCAATTGACAATACTGATAAATACGGAGAAAGGAGCACAAGTTGTCCAGTGTTAGTTCACAACAGAAGTGAAATTAGTAGTAATCTGTCTCCATCCCATTTACCACATGACAAGGAAAGTAATGTTGATTTCCTAACCGATGTCCATGAGAAAAAGTCAAATAAAGAGACAAACCGTACTCCTCAACCTGAGGGTAAAATACAGCCAGCTAATGAGGAGGGTGATGCATGTTCAGAATACCCTGAGGAACAGTTAGAACAAACTGAAAGTGGATCTTTGATTCATGATCTAATGGAgagaataaataaaaagctgaaaccACTGGAAAAAGAATCAAGTCTAGCAAATTTAGCTGCTAATGAAAATGtagaagaaaatgaaaatattcaTTTAGGAGACATTATAACAGCTATTCTGCAAAAAGACAATGGTAAGAATGATTATAATTTAAAGGAGCTTCTTATTCAGCATGAGCAATGtgtggaaaataaaacaattcagacACATTTCTGCAGAAGGCACTCTCTTGACTTGCCCTCTTCACGTCGTCAAGCGTTACAGATTAAAAGAGAAATTGCTAGTCATGACCAGTCTTTTGTCAGGAGAAATCCAGCAGtggaaagaaatgaaaaaaaaactgacaataaaTCTTCACTTGCACCAAGCATGGAAACAATGTCTTTAATTTCTGATCCTGAAAATGTTTCTGCTAAAAATGGACAACCTGCTAATGACAAACAAGTTCCATTCTGTGAGCTGCCATCATTGGGTGATCCAGTAAAAATGTCACCATATGAATCAAGTTATTCAACCACAGAAAGTCATCCAGAGATGTCAATAAGCACTGTAACCTTGGAAACACCACATAAAAGTGGTGATGTAAATGCAGTTGAAGACAAGCAAAAAAACGTAGAAGCAAAGGGCACTTTCAAACCTGAAAATGTTGGTGGTTCAAGAAGAGCTCAAAGAAATATTGTTCCACCTGAACGGCTTTCCATGTATGTTACAGAGCCTAGAAAGATGTATCTTGCTGCTTGCTTTCCGGAAAGCCTTTTCATTCAAAAATCCCCTAAAGTTAAAAGAAATTCTCTAGCTTGTGGGAGTAATAGTGCAGCCACAAATGCACCTTGTAATGGAATTTTCACCCAGTGGAAGGATCAGATTAAAAATTGTGAAGCTGCAAATGTGACTCCAGGTTTAATCAAGCAAGCTCTcccagaaaatgtgcctttgaaTCTTTGTAACAGATTAACACGGAGAAATAAAGTTAGGGAACCAGCTGTGCCAAAAGAGGCTAACGCTTCAAAATCTTCAAGTATTACATGTAATGAAAAGGATGGCACAAAACAGTGTGCACAGAAAAGGAAAAGGCATTTTGTTTCCAGTTCATCAATACTTTTGAGATCTTCTGTCACCCATGTTAAAGAAAACGCACAGTCAAATTCTAATAGTACTGAAAGTTCAGAGAATTGTTCATCCATCACCAATTCCAGTTCATCTATAAGCAAAACTGATCTCCAGACTGTGTCCGATTCATTTGAAAATAATTCTTTGCTTACCTATACTAGTCCAATAAGACTGATGTATTTTTCTCAAATAAACAGTTCTGATGGGGTGAAATACAAATTAACTTCTTCGTTTTCTAATACCAGTAAGGAAGGTGGTTCACTTAGCCCATGCTTTGAAAGTGTAGTAAATGGTGAAGAAGCAAATGTATTGCAAGAAACAAGGAATGATGAAAAGGCCATGTACTCACAAAACTGTGAAGCTGGCAATGATGGGGTAGGCACTAATAAAGATGTGTATGCTACTGAAGCAGAGAGAGCACTGTCTAGTAATGAAAAGAACTCCGAGTGTGATGatcaaaaagagaaagaaaaccaTCCAGGTGCTCATGTAGAGAAGAAAGACTTTGTTCTTAAAAGAAAACCTGGTCGACCTAAAAAACTAGGCCCACAAATTGAACAACGGGTGAAGAGACCAATTGGTAGACCACCAAAACATAAGAGGGAGTGCTGTGAATCTGTTTCTAGTAAGAGTGATGCTGTAGACAATAGCAGTGCTGATTGTTCACTGGCCAAAGACTATGAATGCAATAACAAGACTATCAAAGTCACTGTGGTCTATGGGCGATCTAGAAGAATAAAGCGGCTTGTGTCTGAAGGTGATGATAATATTAGTAAAGATACAGATTTTCAAAATGACTCCTGTGAAAACCAAAGAGAAAATGAGGATTCAGAGGCAGATTTAGAAGAACCTTACAGAAGTGATCACTCCAACCAAACCAGTGAAAAGAAGGTGGAAGACAATCACTTTGACTTTGTAAGGCCTGTAACAGACAAGGACGGTGCGCCCCGCTCTAGCAGCAACATTATTTGTCAAAATCAAAAGGTTATGGCTGCTATGAGAAAGCCAGGACGACCTGCAAAGGTAAAAATTTCAGGCATCTCTGTAACTGTTAACACAGTTTCCCCAAAGCAAAGGAAAATTTGTATTTGCAGGGAATTGTCAGATGTGCTTGATGAGGAATCTGAGCCAATCAAACTGGAATTTGATGACAATCAAAGTGCCACAAAAGAGCAGGCAGTTAAACTACCTTCAAGTGACAATAGTGTAGGCCAGTTAGAGAATGAAGACAAAAaagtaagaaacaaaaaaaaccctgtactGCCTGTGAGGTATTCCAACAGAGTCAGGAAACCTTCAATACACTTCCTGCACTCTGTGGCAACGTCTAGTGCATTCTCTCATAGTAATGCCTTGCTACTCAAATCTcgaaaactgctgttaaacaaAGCTGATAATGAAACTACGAGACATCGTCTGGCAAGCCTTGAAGTACCAAGCAATGATACCTCAGAAGTTACATCTTTAGAGACCGAAAATAAAAATCCTCTCACTGAACAGGTTAATTTTAGCCATGTATTTGAATTGCCAGCCAATTCAATTTTTGCATCAAATGCAGCTCTCAGGTGGTGGTCTATCTCAACTTCAAGGGACCATTTACAAGAGGAGCTGCACAGGAGATTTCAGCAAATAACAAACAGTTGGCACTCGGTTGATATTGGAGAACTGGGAAACGAACAAAGAGAAAGGGAAAGCACAGTCCAAGACAGGACATGGGCAATGCCAAGAAGTGAACTTCAAGAAAACCAAGTGTCGGCagttaaaatgttatttcagAAACACTGTGATATGAATAAACTTTCTGCTTGGTTCATGCAAACCACAGAAACACAGTCCTTGGCCATAGTAAGAAAGACAAATGCCTGTAATCCTTCCAAAGTTCTCCATTATAAATGCACCAGAGCAGCAAACAGAGCTGGTATCTGCCCCAATCCATTAGCAGAATGTTTAAGCAAACGCATAAAAAAATTTGCACAGGCATCTCCTACAAGTCCTGCAAGACATTTTCAGATGCAGGACACAATGAGAAAGAGGAGATTACATGTTAGGAGAAGACTGTTGTTAGGCAAACAGGGCACCACTACATCAACGATcttgaacaagcaaacaaaaacatttggagAAAACACAATGCGTAGAAATGAAAAAGATCCTTGGAGAAGAAAGTCCAAATTCATGTACAGAGCTATAATCTATAAGAGACTGGCGAGAAGAAAAAACACCCTAGCTCTGCCCCTTGTTAAAACTTCTCCAGATATCCAAACGGAAAACCATGAAACAACACAGTTGTTTCCAGACACAATGCCATCTTCCTTTATAGGAATCCAGAGTCATTCACTAAACTTGTCAACCACCACTGGGAAATTGAATAtccagcagcaacagcagagcaCAACAGAAGAGCTTGACCCTGAAGAGAAAATCTGTACAAATAGATGGAGCCCAGAAACCTTCAAGGAATGTAGGGTGTTTCTGACAAAACTCAACCCtccagaaaaacagaaaaacagcaacaTTCAGTCACAAAATCCAGTTTTAGATAAATCTGTTAAAGCTGGCAGCAGCAAGACAGATTGTGCAATTGAAGAAAGTAATTTGTGCACTGTGAAACTGTATGACGTTCTCTCTGCAAGTAAATGTGTGTTTCCTGTCAATAAAGAAAGAGAAGACCAAACAAGCAAGTTAGAAAATGAGACTAGCAGAAAAAAAGTTGCCTCTGAAGGAACAAGACATTCTCCAAAAAGGAATGTAATTTGTAAGCAAACAAATAATGATGAGCCATTGTGCGACAAATCAAATAGAAACTTTGAAACTGGAACGATAACTATGCTAACAAGAAAAAGAACAAGCCTCAACACGCGTCTTGAAGAAGCTGCAAAAAAGAGAAGACAATCTTTGAATGGATGGCCATCAGGAAGGAACTCTCATTGGTTGTTAGGTAAGATCAAAGCATTGTTGTTTATGGGGAGGGATCAGGCTCTGGAATTAGGACCAGGGTTTCTGACTCGTACCATTACGACACTGATTTAATGACCttcccattttttttaaagagaaaattccATGTTATGTAACACAATGAGACATGGATAGTGATTACGTTATATTACTTGTTCTacttttgttaaattaacagaaGTTCTTGTCCTtacaaaaaataggagttaattaaaggctgAAGTAAATGCGTTGGGAATAGAGCCCGTATGCCTATTGTGTAGTCAAAAGTTGCCGAAGACTACCACACTTGAGTTTGATGAAAGGGGTATTGTTAAACTGCAATAGGTTTAAATTATCTAAATTGATTTAATATTTTCTAAAAACATTTGCCTTCTATAAGATGGGGGGTCTTTAAAACAGACTGCTAATCACTTTTATCTGTACCACCAATATGCTGATAGATAAAACATACATTTAGGGTCTCATGCAGTTTCATATTTAACTGATCCAAAATGGAATTACAACTGGCCAGACAAGGTGggtattttgaatttgaattgtgtGCATGATACACATCACATGACAGTGAAAACACAGGTCATCTAaacttcttttgttttaattctaatcttgttttgttattattgtttgaaaATCACAAAGAAATGTAATGTGAATGTATATCAGGGAAGGAGCACCAGGATGTGGAAGAACAggacaaaaaaatgcatttaatactAACACAAAGGCAAACGATGCACAGAAAAAACTAGCACGTTTTCAAAGAGGAAACAGGCATGAACATTGTAACATAAAATAGTAGCAGAAAGGCAAAGGGCGATTGACTAACAAGGTACAGCAATGTAAAGTAAATTACTTTGTGAGGTCTGTTTTGGTAGGTGACTATCCCTGTACAACGTCATAAATTATTACTGGCCTGTTAGCATATCTCACACAAAAGCAACACAAAGATGTTTGTATCAAagactgaggggtagatgtactaaagtgttgcggctgtcgcaataatcgcaaaccagttgcaaacgagtcagaagtctagggtgaaatgtactaaacaagcgcaatgctgttagtgaCTTCTTAGGGCATGCTTTGCGGCAGCGTTTTTTCTTTGctgttcaaccttagatgaatatgtaattatgggcgttcctgcataaattctcAAAAATAGGGtagagatagtgcaaatgagggttctcaaatattataatgagatgtactaaagctgccagcAATTGCAActcttacaattgcatcaatttgttaagaacctttggaagcacgttttaaacagtcgcaattagcaaacctttaaccctttgcggtccatttattcagcacgtctcaggtgtgtcaggtccaatttattttcgcacgcgcagtttattttagacgtgctgtttaaaagtattttttttcacagtaaaacaggtttaaaaggcactgcatatcaacaggacactcagtactgcatctccagctccgccccaccccttgttcgctgtattttgcacatacctcttcatagtcatgcatacctcTTCAAagtcattgtttttttactgtaacatctcaaaaagctctgcaaatgtccatgatattctttgagcgctggatgcggaagcagctatcttgatTGTTTATGGCCATGtcatctctgtggtgccggggctatgtgtattgctcagatctgccccccctttttttcggctcctatcagtcttaCTCAGCTATTGagtagttttctcggctttttccggagaaaaaacaactagagacctgtgctttacgtctttttgatgatgtcggacaaggtccgacataggaccgcaaaggattcaaaagcagtatgaaaaacactatcccctaaccaCGGCCGCTGTGATTTGAGCAAGAAAGGAGACATTGTCTTCAGCAAGAACGAGTGATTTGTAGaatgagaagagaaagggtatttcGTACCCACATTACCCTCTTCaatttaaatgaagaccaaattaagcacaggtACAGACCTGGCAGGCACataattcttgagctgctgtctgacttaaaagatgacctggagcctgtcacccagagaagccatgctatccctgcaaactattgtccaccctgcattatcttgcctctgggtccttttagtggactgtggcagctgttgctggcatttcccagtccgctttttcttgtgtgttgtgTGGTGATAAAAGTTATGATAAAGTCATTGTAACATAAATCGTTAAGCTATCTCGAgacaaataaacatgtatttggatactaTCTCAAGACACAAGCCCCCAATTATGTATAAACAATACCTCACTATAAATGATCTAGGGCAGGGGTGGGCAAAGTTTTAGGACTGAGGGCCACATCAGGGTATGGAAATTGTATGGCGGGCCATATAAATGTATacttaacaaacaaaccaatcatgttcaaacagacacaaaacaatttTGTGGTAAAATCATCATAAAATAGCATCATTGAGTTGTCTTTTGATTTTACATGCTCAGTTATGTTGCCCCTGTCTCAACACAAATGATGTGCATCGGTCACAATTCTCAGTGTACTGCACTACATACGTTTGGTAGTTTTCCTGTTTATTGCTATAATGAGCTTTTTTGAACCATCaatgtttctttattaaactgTTGCAATGACCAAACATATTCAAACAATTCTAGCTTAAAAGTAAACCACAAAGCAATGTTGTTGTTAATTGATTTAACTCTGAAGAACagttattaaaataaagataGATATTGGGGGAAACATAcgaccttattattattatagatatatcatcataaaaatgcattacaagaaaaaaggaaacaaaacatacCCCCTTTTTTTCGCTCTCTTTGCTGTTAATGTGAACAATGCAGTTGGTCGCCCTTCTTTACGATAGCATCAAAGTCTGGTGCTGTCCTTGTTGTTGAAATCCGCAAAACAGAGCTGAGATGCTGGTCAGTTAACTGGGATCTGTAGCGAGATTTGTTGAAATTCAGTAGTGAAAATGTTTGTTCGCACACATAGGTGGAGGCGAACAACATAAGAATTGTCTGGGCTACGTTGCGGATATTTGGGAACTTTGTTTCATTCAAAGAGGCATAAAACTTGTCCAGTGTTTGTGAATGGTACTTTTCCTTCACAGTGGAGTCGCACTGGAGTTCGATGAGCTCCAGTTGTAATTCTTCTGGTGCTTTCTCGTAGTCAAATGAAAGTGGACATGACACCAGCTCCAGTGTCTTCTCGATCTTCTCAAAGTCAGAGAATCAACGAGAAAATTCTCCATGCAGGTCACTCAGAATGTTGCTGTACCTGTCTGCCCGCTCCGACGACACTTCCaaacatttacagtgccttgcgaaagtattcggcccccttgaactttgcaaccttttgccacatttcaggcttcaaacataaagatatgaaactgtaattttttgtgaagaatcaacaagaagtgggacacaatcatgaagtggaacgaaatttattggatatttcaaacttttttaacaaataaaaaactgaaaaattgggcgtgcaaaattattcagcccccttaagttaatactttgtagcgccaccttttgctgcgattacagctgtaagtcgcttggggtatgtctctatcagttttgcacatcgagagactgaaatttttgcccattcctccttgcaaaacagctcgagctcagtgaggttggatggagagcatttgtgaacagcagttttcagttctttccacagattctcgattggattcaggtctggactttgacttggccattctaacacctggatatgtttatttgtgaaccattccattgtagattttgctttatgttttggatcattgtcttgttggaagacaaatctccgtcccagtctcaggtcttttgcagactccttcaggttttcttccagaatggtcctgtatttggctccatccatcttcccatcaattttaaccatcttccctgtccctgctgaagaaaagcaggcccaaaccatgatgctgccaccaccatgtttgacagtggggatggtgtgttcagggtgatgagctgtgttgcttttacgccaaacataacgttttgcattgttgccaaaaagttcgattttggtttcatctgaccagagcaccttcttccacatgtttggtgtgtctcccaggtggcttgtggcaaactgtaaacgacactttttatggatatctttaagaaatggctttcttcttgccactcttccataaaggccagatttgtgaagtatacgactgattgttgtcctatggacagagtctcccacctcagctgtagatctctgcagttcatccagagtgatcatgggcctcttggctgcatctctgatcagtcttctccttgtatgagctgaaagtttagagggacggccagttcttggtagatttgcagtggtctgatactccttccatttcaatattatcgcttgcacagtgctccttgggatgtttaaagcttgggaaatctttttgtatccaaatccggctttaaacttctccacaacagtatctcggacctgcctggtgtgttccttgttcttcatgatgctctctgcgctttaaacggacctctgagactatcacagtgcaggtgcatttatacggagacttgattacacacaggtggattctatttatcatctttagtcatttaggtcaacattggatcattcagagatcctcactgaacttctggagagagtttgctgcactgaaagtaaaggggctgaataattttgcacgcccaatttttcagttttttatttgttaaaaaagtttgaaatatccaataaatttcgttccacttcatgattgtgtcccacttgttgttgattcttcacaaaaaattacagtttcatatctttatgtttgaagcctgaaatgtggcaaaaggtcgcaaagttcaagggggccgaatactttcgcaaggcactgtaagtgttGGAAAGTGAGCGAACAGTTTGCTCttcatttgttttgaaaacaaaatgagcTTGACTTTGAAAGCTTTCACATTGGAATACAATTTGTGAACAAACACATCCTTGCCCTGCAGCTTCACATTAAGTTAATTCAAATGTGCCATGATATCCACACCAAAAGCGAGGTCACACACCCAGTTTGAATTCCTTAATTCCGGGAAATCGTTTTCTTTCCCTTGCATTTCCAAGAAAATGTTAATTTCATCTCTAAGCTCCCACACTCGCTGCAACACCTTTCCTAAACTGAGCCAGCGGACATTCGTATGATAAAGTAAGTCCTGGTGTTCAGCATCAGTGTCCTCAAGAAGGGAAATGAATTGCCGATGATTAAGCCCCCTTGCTCTAATGTAGTTCACTATTTTCACTGCTGTGTGAACAACATGATCTATGTCCAGAACATTTTTGCAGAGTGCCTCCTGATgtatgatgcagtgcagaaaaatGATTTCTTTCTCAGAATCTACATCTTTTACTTTGTCCTCAATTCTTTTTAAAAGTCCTACTTTTTTCCCAGTTAAATTTGGCGATCCATCTGTGGTCACATTTGCGAGTTTACTCCAGGGGAGCTTCAGACGTTCAAGGCAACCAGACACCCTCTCATACAAATCCAATCCCTTTGTTGTGCCTTTCATTGATTCCATAGATAAAAATTCCTCTGTGATTTCAAATTTGTTGTTAATTCCTCTCACAAAAATCAAGAGCTGCGCTGTGTCCTTTATGTCAGTACTATCATCGAGAGCTAACAAAAACAGCGTGAAGCACTGTGCTTTCCTGTTCAACTGAGAGGCCAAGTCTTCATCAATTACTTCAATACGGCGAGCAACAGTTCTTCGTGACAAACTAATATTCTCAAACGTATTTTTGTATTCAGGACACAGCATGCCAGCAACATCGACCATGCATTGTTTCAAAAACTCCCCTTCAGCAAACGGCTTATTTTGTTTAGCTATCTTGAATGCCAAAACATAACTTGCCTTCGTAGTGGCTTCCTGAACCGCAGCTTGTCGCACAAAAATGTTTTGCTGAGATTTTAAATTAGAAGCGAGTTTCTGAGCTTTTCTTGACTTTTCTTCTGTTGTTAAGTTGCTGCCATAATTAGGATGTTTCGTTGTAAAATGGCGATTCAAATTGTACTCCTTGAACACAGCGATGCTCTCTTGACAAATCAGGCATACAGCCTTCGAGTCGACGTTTGtgaaaaaatatttctcaatCCACTCTTTTTTGAAAACTCGACACTCACTGTCCACTTTTCTTCTCTTTGAAGTGCTCATTTTTCTTCAGaaagcataaaaacaaaaacctagctgctGCAATTCAAACAGCTGTTTCGCAAGCTTGCATGCACTGTAGCAAAGATGAATAAACGTCATACACTGCGCCCCACGTGAGACGTTGCAAAGCGCTTTGTTTTTGGCAATgcaatctctgtctgtgtcggtCGTGAATTAGCCTAGTAAATTAGTAAATTAGTTATTTCTATAACCCAAATCAATCAATAACATGGATCGATTTAAtggatttttatatttgtattatttatagtaaTCTAGTACTTTTATTGTTAAAACACAAGGAAGCTCGCGGGCCGGATGAAAAGCTCTCGCGGGCCGGATTTGGCCCGCGGGCCATAGTTTGCCCACCCCTGATCTAGGGTGTTACCACAATATCCTTCTATCTTACCATTGAAACTACATTCATATCCAAGTGCAATCAAAAGTTACACTTgaacatatgaatatatattcTACAGTAATCATCGAATTCTGGCTATACATATGATTGATTCATTCGGCACATGATTTAATCTTTTGACAATATTTCATTTTGATTCAATCTTATCATATATCGGTGCTATTCAGtcgaaatcaaaataaataagtcTTGTTGAAAgtaatactttattttattttaaagttacaaaaataagaagtagattgtattagattgtagtaattaatttacaatatataataAAGTATCATACTAAGtatgttttagaaaaaataaccATATATTCAGTTAAGATTCTAAATATATTCAACATTCAACAGTGCATTATTATATTTTATCATGAATAGGTTAATATTACTTCATACTcaatttaaacagaattaatcATACAATTGATTTATGCACCATGGAAATTAATAAGTTTAGTTACCAATCCTTAAAAGTGAAGAAAGTTAAAACAATGAAGAATTACTGCATATAGATTTCGCCTTGTGGTTAAAAGCGTTTCAGTTTTAGAAACTTGAGGTCCTCAATTTGTAGTACTCTTCACAGTTAAaggattttgaagaaaaaaacaagatagATTTTTCTTCAGGACTCCATATACCACGATGCAAAGAAGCCACACACCAAAAGGTTTCCTCTTCCTGTATGCTTAAGATGGTGCTTGTTACAGCAAGGAAGTGCCAATTcgattagatttaaaaaaaaaactttggtttCAAGTAACTTCAGTATTGTTTGTTTGCTTCTTTGTGTATTTTAGCATATTTTTAGATTTAGTAGCAATAAAGTTTTCTTTATTCTTCATTTGAATTAAGATATTTTCTTCAAGAAGTCGTTTTCCAgcagctgtttttgtttgtacaCACTTAGATGTTTCCATGTTGGTTTTCCAAGAGACAGCTTTCTTTATTAAGATGGTTTCATTTTCAAAGAGAGACAGAGTTTTACTTTTGAGAGATTTCATTTTCCAATGAGAGCATCAGAGAGATATTTTCTTTTGAGATTTCCTTTTCCATTGAGATCCTGATTTTCAGTCTTGCAACATTGCAAATGGGCAGGACATGGTCAAGATTATCAAATCACAGAAGAGTTATCATTAGAATATTTTCCACTATCATTTCAATGATTGGCTGTTTTGAATGTAAGCAAGATTACATCATAAGTTCACTCCAATCTTCATTCGGACAAAGAGTTATAAATCTTACAAAATGTATTCAGTTAAAATACTCTTGTGAAATAACTTTTCCCAAGTTATACATTTTTACTTGataatcacatttctattttcctgATCTGATTTCACACAATGTAATACCAAATTAAATCATATACACACAATAATTATCatgcaaattaattaattagattTTTATCCATTTCCTGAAtgataaattacttaatttaGTAATTTAAGTAAGGTTTTTAATACACTAGATTTTCAATGTTTGTAAATGTACGAGTTCACAagaatactgtttttatttaaaaacagttaaCATATTTTCCCATTGAAAACAATggtaatttaattacaaactgaACTATCTCCAT encodes the following:
- the lcorl gene encoding uncharacterized protein lcorl isoform X6 — protein: MAAQCRSSKCTAERKGFRRELESWRHKLVHCVGFESILEGLYGPRLLRDLSIFEDCEPDEVKDWSMDENCSFCKLQIEKVNDNIPTLGSSQTPPTEESLSQGQSNTEQIECQAEKILHAIFQKKDLPQNCDLNIPLVAQELMKKMIHQFAIEYASKSYHIQETNVSCADLDSVCSSLQQPQDQDGPLDLTVNRNQQNVEQVDGVLDLSKKTSATSASMSSNVASGSRVPVDVDPLPHLESTDEKLDLRRTALEMVMSSLCLYHKQLLLNMLRYMYEDYSFSAIQNKDYNRPFSYSDTCFCSFGNKVHQEIHSFREHKMTDRRCVQSCRVNAYSVPNFCICLKNLHCLSCQSTAIGCINKMVSHRSCDAYSHYRCSCSYQNYSCAATTATNPPFTRLKMCNQLEANNDCCRRSPSPPPLSPIAIDNTDKYGERSTSCPVLVHNRSEISSNLSPSHLPHDKESNVDFLTDVHEKKSNKETNRTPQPEGKIQPANEEGDACSEYPEEQLEQTESGSLIHDLMERINKKLKPLEKESSLANLAANENVEENENIHLGDIITAILQKDNGKNDYNLKELLIQHEQCVENKTIQTHFCRRHSLDLPSSRRQALQIKREIASHDQSFVRRNPAVERNEKKTDNKSSLAPSMETMSLISDPENVSAKNGQPANDKQVPFCELPSLGDPVKMSPYESSYSTTESHPEMSISTVTLETPHKSGDVNAVEDKQKNVEAKGTFKPENVGGSRRAQRNIVPPERLSMYVTEPRKMYLAACFPESLFIQKSPKVKRNSLACGSNSAATNAPCNGIFTQWKDQIKNCEAANVTPGLIKQALPENVPLNLCNRLTRRNKVREPAVPKEANASKSSSITCNEKDGTKQCAQKRKRHFVSSSSILLRSSVTHVKENAQSNSNSTESSENCSSITNSSSSISKTDLQTVSDSFENNSLLTYTSPIRLMYFSQINSSDGVKYKLTSSFSNTSKEGGSLSPCFESVVNGEEANVLQETRNDEKAMYSQNCEAGNDGVGTNKDVYATEAERALSSNEKNSECDDQKEKENHPGAHVEKKDFVLKRKPGRPKKLGPQIEQRVKRPIGRPPKHKRECCESVSSKSDAVDNSSADCSLAKDYECNNKTIKVTVVYGRSRRIKRLVSEGDDNISKDTDFQNDSCENQRENEDSEADLEEPYRSDHSNQTSEKKVEDNHFDFVRPVTDKDGAPRSSSNIICQNQKVMAAMRKPGRPAKVKISGISVTVNTVSPKQRKICICRELSDVLDEESEPIKLEFDDNQSATKEQAVKLPSSDNSVGQLENEDKKVRNKKNPVLPVRYSNRVRKPSIHFLHSVATSSAFSHSNALLLKSRKLLLNKADNETTRHRLASLEVPSNDTSEVTSLETENKNPLTEQVNFSHVFELPANSIFASNAALRWWSISTSRDHLQEELHRRFQQITNSWHSVDIGELGNEQRERESTVQDRTWAMPRSELQENQVSAVKMLFQKHCDMNKLSAWFMQTTETQSLAIVRKTNACNPSKVLHYKCTRAANRAGICPNPLAECLSKRIKKFAQASPTSPARHFQMQDTMRKRRLHVRRRLLLGKQGTTTSTILNKQTKTFGENTMRRNEKDPWRRKSKFMYRAIIYKRLARRKNTLALPLVKTSPDIQTENHETTQLFPDTMPSSFIGIQSHSLNLSTTTGKLNIQQQQQSTTEELDPEEKICTNRWSPETFKECRVFLTKLNPPEKQKNSNIQSQNPVLDKSVKAGSSKTDCAIEESNLCTVKLYDVLSASKCVFPVNKEREDQTSKLENETSRKKVASEGTRHSPKRNVICKQTNNDEPLCDKSNRNFETGTITMLTRKRTSLNTRLEEAAKKRRQSLNGWPSGRNSHWLLENSK